Proteins encoded together in one Anas acuta chromosome 10, bAnaAcu1.1, whole genome shotgun sequence window:
- the LOC137861877 gene encoding borealin-2-like isoform X2 — protein MKKELDALLQTAEKAFTVELLKIPLAIRKMKRKDLLNLQGREEVALAAAVSDSSLEDVPNPKLMRTNSKKVKVTTIVEYEDAKHTSAKKISKKVCRTKSLVSLGSGLNSKLNPMSRSVHSSEAVKTVASDCSATNLKATPKTSKSIGLQQTVSRTAPTSGRVQGMLLRSRSVPQHRTVPFVNIPLADGQTLCMAGGDLRNIDVQLLNQDTVQHIHNLVSELTVLYGKATAKPN, from the exons ATGAAGAAAGAGCTTGATGCGCTCTTGCAAACGGCTGAGAAGGCGTTCACAGTGGAGTTGCTGAAGATACCACTTGccatcagaaaaatgaaaagaaaagacttGCTTA ATTtgcaaggaagggaggaagtGGCTCTTGCTGCTGCAGTG AGTGACTCTTCTCTAGAAGATGTACCAAATCCCAAACTGATGAGGACCAACAGCAAAAAAG TTAAGGTAACTACAATTGTTGAATATGAAGATGCCAAGCAtacttctgcaaagaaaatatctaaaaaa GTATGCAGAACAAAGTCACTGGTTTCATTGGGCTCTGGTTTAAATAGCAAACTGAACCCTATGTCTAG gTCTGTTCACTCTTCTGAGGCTGTTAAGACTGTTGCCTCTGATTGCAGTGCTACAAATTTAAAAGCCACACCAAAGACATCTAAAAG TATTGGACTACAACAGACTGTCTCGAGAACTGCACCTACCAGTGGAAGAGTTCAAGGCATGTTACTAAGAAGTAGATCAGTACCCCAACACAGAACTGTTCCATTTGTAAACATTCCCTTGGCTGATGGACAG ACCCTCTGTATGGCTGGTGGAGACCTCCGTAACATTGATGTGCAACTACTAAATCAAGATACAGTACAGCATATTCATAACTTAGTG AGTGAGCTGACTGTACTATATGGAAAGGCCACAGCTAAACCAAATTAA
- the LOC137861877 gene encoding borealin-2-like isoform X1, which produces MPVRKPPVKRRSTDSGVEPDRGALSQEKKAQRTALFLRDFEQQAKESIREMKKELDALLQTAEKAFTVELLKIPLAIRKMKRKDLLNLQGREEVALAAAVSDSSLEDVPNPKLMRTNSKKVKVTTIVEYEDAKHTSAKKISKKVCRTKSLVSLGSGLNSKLNPMSRSVHSSEAVKTVASDCSATNLKATPKTSKSIGLQQTVSRTAPTSGRVQGMLLRSRSVPQHRTVPFVNIPLADGQTLCMAGGDLRNIDVQLLNQDTVQHIHNLVSELTVLYGKATAKPN; this is translated from the exons ATGCCCGTGAGGAAGCCCCCGGTCAAACGGCGCAGCACCGACTCGGGCGTGGAGCCCGACCGCGGGGCGCTGTCCCAGGAGAAGAAGGCCCAGCGCACCGCGCTCTTCCTCAGAGACTTCGAGCAGCAGG ctaaGGAAAGCATCCGGGAAATGAAGAAAGAGCTTGATGCGCTCTTGCAAACGGCTGAGAAGGCGTTCACAGTGGAGTTGCTGAAGATACCACTTGccatcagaaaaatgaaaagaaaagacttGCTTA ATTtgcaaggaagggaggaagtGGCTCTTGCTGCTGCAGTG AGTGACTCTTCTCTAGAAGATGTACCAAATCCCAAACTGATGAGGACCAACAGCAAAAAAG TTAAGGTAACTACAATTGTTGAATATGAAGATGCCAAGCAtacttctgcaaagaaaatatctaaaaaa GTATGCAGAACAAAGTCACTGGTTTCATTGGGCTCTGGTTTAAATAGCAAACTGAACCCTATGTCTAG gTCTGTTCACTCTTCTGAGGCTGTTAAGACTGTTGCCTCTGATTGCAGTGCTACAAATTTAAAAGCCACACCAAAGACATCTAAAAG TATTGGACTACAACAGACTGTCTCGAGAACTGCACCTACCAGTGGAAGAGTTCAAGGCATGTTACTAAGAAGTAGATCAGTACCCCAACACAGAACTGTTCCATTTGTAAACATTCCCTTGGCTGATGGACAG ACCCTCTGTATGGCTGGTGGAGACCTCCGTAACATTGATGTGCAACTACTAAATCAAGATACAGTACAGCATATTCATAACTTAGTG AGTGAGCTGACTGTACTATATGGAAAGGCCACAGCTAAACCAAATTAA